The genome window GATCTTCAAGGCTCAGCGGTTGGTTCGAATCAGCGGCTCCACGACGCTCCCCTCGGAGTAGCGTCGGCCTTCATCGCGCCAGGCTGGTCATAGTTCTGCATCGCGGACCAGGAGTGCGATCTGTACGACGGCGATCATGATTACGGGAGTGTCGGTGGCGGCGACGCCGGACACCGTGGGGTGGGGCCCGTGCCCGGAGGAGGTCGCCGCACCCCGCCTCGAGTGCTCGACGCTCGAAGTCCCGCTGGACTACCGGGACCCGGAGGCCGGCAGATCGAGATCGCGATCTCCCGGCTGGCGAGCGAGAAACCGTCGCAGCGCCGCGGCGTGCTGCTGACCAATCCAGGCGGCCCCGGCGGCACGGGACTCGACTACCCGGCCGTTCTCGCCGGATCAAAGCTGCCGCGGGAGGTGCTGGACTCCTACGATGTGATCGGCTTCGACCCGCGCGGCGTCGGCCGCAGCACGCCGGTGACCTGCGATCTGACGCCGGAGCAGCAGGCACGCCGCAACTTCCCGCCGTACGCGCACACCGCGGCCGATGTGGCACGGGAGGCGGGGAACGCGCGGACCATCGCCGAGCAGTGCGCCACCTCGCCGACAGCGTGGATGCTGCCGCACACCACCACCGCTAACACCGCGCGCGACATTGACCGGATCCGGGCGGCGCTGGGCGAGTCGAAGCTCTCCTACCTCGGTGCCTCCTACGGGACCTACCTCGGTGCGGTGTACACGACGATGTTCCCGCAGCGCAGCGACCGGATCGTGCTCGACAGCAACCTGGGCCCCGGCGGTTACGACGTCACCGCCATGCGGTTGCTCGCCCGTGGAATGGACGACCGGTTCCCGGACTTCGCGGCGTTCGCCGCCGCACACCCCGAGTACGGTCTGGGCACCACCCCGGAACAGGTGACCGCGAAGTTCTTCGAACTAGCGGAGCGGTTGGAGGCGAAACCGGTCCAGGGCATCGACGGAACGTTGTTCCGCGGGATCACGTTCGACCGCCTCTACAACGATGCGCTCATGCCCCTGCTGGCCAAGACCTGGCAGGCACTCGACACGGACCGGCCGCTGCCGCCCGACCTGCCGATGGCGAACATCGAGAACTTCATGTCCGCCCGTTTTTCGGTGATGTGCGGTGATTCGCGCTGGCCGGGCACGGTCCGGGACTATCAGCGCAATGCCGCGGCCGACCGGCTGAGGCACCCGATGCTGGGCGGGTCCACAGCCAGCATCGGACCTTGCGCGTTCTGGCCGGACGAGCGGCCCGAGCCGCCGGTGCGCATCGGTGACCGGGGCCCGTCGAACGTGCTCATGGTGCAGAACGAGCGCGACCCGGGGACGCCGCTGGCCGGCGCCCAGGAGCTGCGGCGGGCGTTCGGGGAACGGGCCACGATGGTGACGGCCGACCAGGGCGGGCACGGTGTCTATCCGTTCGGCCGCAACACGTGCGCGAACGACGCGGTGACGGCGTTCCTGACCGCCGGGCAGCGCCCTCCACAGGACCTCGCCTGCGCGGCGGAGCCGAGCGAGTAGCGGGAGAGGGGGCGCGGAGTGGCGGCGTCGTCGGGCTGCACAGGGGGTCAGCCCGACGACGCCGCCACCACTGAAGCGCTCCCGCTGGGAGCAGTTGCTTTTCCGCGCACTGCTATATCGATGTTTAGGCGGCTGCGTCGGATACTCCCGCGCCCGCGCTCTCAAAGTGAGCCGCGATGCCAAGGCGGCCTTACGCCGCTCCGCTTCGCCCCGAGCGCCACAGCAGCATCCCGGCGTACGAGCGCCAGGGACTCCACCGGTCGGCGTGTGCTCGCAAGGTCCGCGCATCAGCCGGGAGGCCCAAGGCCGCTGCGCCCTTGCGCAGCACAAGGTCGCCGTCCAGGAGAACGTCGGGGGCGCCGAGGACGCGCATGGCGACGTAGCCGGCTGTCCACGGCCCGATTCCCGGTATGCGTTCCAGCTCCCGCCGGAGGTCGGCTTCGTCGCGGCCGGGGTGGACCTGCAGGTTGCCGCCGGCCAGCTCCTCGGCGACACGCCGCACGGTCTCGGTGCGGCGTTTCGGCCCGGGCAGGACGTTGTCCGCTCCATTCGCCAGGGCTTTCGCGATGGCCTCCGCGGTCGGGAACAGCGTCGTCACGGTTCCGTCGGGGTGGGACAGCGGTTCTCCCAAGGCCGCGACGAGACGTCCGAGCGTGGTCCGCGCTGCCGATACCGAGACCTGCTGGCCGACGAGGGCGCGGACCACGATCTCGGTGCCGTCCACGCTGCCAGGCACTCGCACGCCCGGCGCGGTGCGGACGACCGGCGCGAGGGCGTGGTCGTCACCGAGAACGTCCGCCACTGCCACGGGATCGGCGTCGAGGTCGAGGAGCCTGCGCAGTCGCGACACCGCAGAGCCGAGATCACGCAGGTCGGTCAGCTGCAGAGCGGCCGCGACGTGGTTGTCCGCCGGGCGCAGCGTCGCGATTCCCGTGCCATGAGGCAGGCGCAACGACCGCGTGTAATGGCCTGGCCCGGCGTCCTCGACACCGCTCAGCGCCCGCGCAGCCAGGAACGCGAACAGCCCGTCGGTGTCGATGGGGGATCGGTATGGCAGCCGGAGGTTGAGAACCCCTGCGGCGCTGGAGACTCCGGCATTCCCGGAGACATCCCCATTCCCGACCGCCGCCGTGCTCGTGGATGACGCCACGTTCGCGGGTACCGCCGCACTCAAACCAGCCGCCGTACTCGCCGCTGCGCCCGCACTCGCACCGGCTGTGACCGCCGTCCCCGCAGTCACCGCCCCTGCCGGTCCCGCTCCAAGTCCCGTTCGCACCGGGCCGATAGCTCCAGCTCGCGCTCCCGCTCCGCCCACAGCGTCCCCAACAGCCGCCGCACGCGTGCGCCTTACCGGCCCGGCGGACTTCCGAACGCGGCCAGCCCTCGGTGCCTGGCGGCGCAGCAGGGTCGGCGTCGCTCCGAAAACCTCGCGGACGGTGTCGTTGAACTGCCGCAGGCTGGAGAACCCGGCGGCGAAGGCGATGTCGGTGAAGCTCAGTTCCGTGGTCTCGATCAGGATGCGGGCCGAGTGCGCCCGGTGCGCGCGGGCGAGTCCGAGTGGTCCGGCGCCCAGTTCGGCGGTGAGCACGCGGGTCAGGTGCCGCGTCGAGTAGCCGAGCCGCGCCGCGAGGCCGCTGACTCCGGACCGTTCCACGACACCGTCGTTGATGAGCCGCATGGCGCGTCCGGCCAGGTCGGCGCGCAGGTTCCACTCCGGCGAGCCGGGGACCGCGTCGGGCAGGCAGCGTCGGCAGGCCCGGTAGCCGGCGGCCTGCGCCGCGGCGGTGGTCGGGAAGAACTCCGCGTTGCCGGGCTTGGGCGTCCGCGCCGGGCAGGACGGCCGGCAGTAGATCCCCGTCGTGCGAACCGCGAGCACGAAGCAGCCGTCGAAGCGGGCGTCCCGCGAGGTGACCGCCCTGTACGCCTGCTCCGCCGCGACCAGCATGCCGCCAATCGTCCCAGCGGCCGCCACACCCCACTAGCGGAAATCGGACACCGCAGAGCCTGGCACCAGAGCGTCGGCCACGGCAAACCCGAACACCGCGCGTCCGACACGGCTAAGAAGCCGGACTCACGAAGCCGGACTCGTAGGCGAAGACCACCGCCTGAGTTCGGTCGCGGGCGCCGAGCTTCGCGAGGACGTTGCCGACGTGGGTCTTCACCGTCTGGATGCCGATGAACAGCTCCGCGGCGATCTCGGTGTTCGACAGCCCCTTGGCCATCAGCCGCAGCACCTCCGCCTCGCGCTCGGTCAGCGCCGGGGCGGGGCGCCGCGCCCCCGGCGCCTGCCATGCGACGAGCCGCCGGATCGCCGCCGGGAAGAGCAGAGACTCGCCCTGCGCCGCGATGCGGATCGCCTGCACGATCTCCTCCGGGCGTGAGCGTTTCAGCAGGAATCCGGTCGCGCCGGCGCGCAGCGCGTCGTAGACGTGGTCGTCGTGCTCGAAGGTCGTGATGACGATGATCGCCGGCGGGTCGGCGACCGCGTCGAGCACCGCCGTCGTGGCGCGGATGCCGTCGACGGCGGGCATGCGCACGTCCATCAGCACGACGTCGGGGCGAAGCCGTCGCACCAGAGGCAGGACCTCCGCGCCGTCGGCGGCGTCACCGACCACCCGCAGGTCGTCCTCCGCGTCGATGACGGCCCGCAGGCCGGTGCGGATCAGCGGCTCGTCGTCGACCAGAAGCACCGTCACGCTCACGACGAAGACCGTAGCGG of Saccharopolyspora erythraea contains these proteins:
- a CDS encoding DNA-3-methyladenine glycosylase 2 family protein, coding for MLVAAEQAYRAVTSRDARFDGCFVLAVRTTGIYCRPSCPARTPKPGNAEFFPTTAAAQAAGYRACRRCLPDAVPGSPEWNLRADLAGRAMRLINDGVVERSGVSGLAARLGYSTRHLTRVLTAELGAGPLGLARAHRAHSARILIETTELSFTDIAFAAGFSSLRQFNDTVREVFGATPTLLRRQAPRAGRVRKSAGPVRRTRAAAVGDAVGGAGARAGAIGPVRTGLGAGPAGAVTAGTAVTAGASAGAAASTAAGLSAAVPANVASSTSTAAVGNGDVSGNAGVSSAAGVLNLRLPYRSPIDTDGLFAFLAARALSGVEDAGPGHYTRSLRLPHGTGIATLRPADNHVAAALQLTDLRDLGSAVSRLRRLLDLDADPVAVADVLGDDHALAPVVRTAPGVRVPGSVDGTEIVVRALVGQQVSVSAARTTLGRLVAALGEPLSHPDGTVTTLFPTAEAIAKALANGADNVLPGPKRRTETVRRVAEELAGGNLQVHPGRDEADLRRELERIPGIGPWTAGYVAMRVLGAPDVLLDGDLVLRKGAAALGLPADARTLRAHADRWSPWRSYAGMLLWRSGRSGAA
- a CDS encoding response regulator, with protein sequence MSVTVLLVDDEPLIRTGLRAVIDAEDDLRVVGDAADGAEVLPLVRRLRPDVVLMDVRMPAVDGIRATTAVLDAVADPPAIIVITTFEHDDHVYDALRAGATGFLLKRSRPEEIVQAIRIAAQGESLLFPAAIRRLVAWQAPGARRPAPALTEREAEVLRLMAKGLSNTEIAAELFIGIQTVKTHVGNVLAKLGARDRTQAVVFAYESGFVSPAS